A genome region from Perca fluviatilis chromosome 20, GENO_Pfluv_1.0, whole genome shotgun sequence includes the following:
- the cln8 gene encoding protein CLN8, whose amino-acid sequence MDPGQQTSSLPQPSAEYFSWDYRLHLICLGFAFYAGIFLLSHLLSVALSRTYNSLIAKEKVFWNLAATRAVFGIQSTIVGLRALTEDSALTTDKVRGQEDWSWFNVLTATGFFVFENVALHTSSVVFWSFDLPLATHHFFALSGYVGALVWDTMGHFLPMVTLLLEMSTPFTCVSWMLLKAGWARTLFWRANQWVMIHTFHCRMVLTYYMWWVTFTHWEELSTHVVLLQRLLFFTGLALLTCVLNPIWTHKKTMQLLNPVDWNFGNKPAPLNRAAEGHSEVSVKPHAS is encoded by the exons ATGGATCCTGGCCAGCAGACCAGCTCTCTTCCCCAGCCCAGTGCAGAGTACTTTTCATGGGACTACCGCCTTCATCTTATTTGCCTGGGCTTTGCCTTCTATGCAGGAATATTCCTCCTCTCCCACCTCCTGTCTGTGGCATTGTCCCGCACCTACAACTCCCTGATAGCTAAAGAGAAGGTTTTCTGGAACCTCGCAGCAACTCGGGCAGTGTTTGGCATCCAGAGTACTATAGTAGGTCTCCGAGCCCTGACTGAGGACTCGGCTTTAACCACAGACAAAGTGAGGGGACAAGAAGACTGGTCGTGGTTCAATGTCCTCACAGCCACAggtttctttgtgtttgaaaaTGTAGCACTTCACACCTCCAGTGTGGTATTTTGGTCATTTGACCTCCCACTGGCGACGCACCATTTCTTCGCCCTGTCAGGATATGTAGGAGCATTGGTGTGGGATACCATGGGCCACTTCCTGCCAATGGTTACACTGCTGCTGGAGATGAGCACGCCATTCACCTGTGTGTCCTGGATGTTGCTGaag GCTGGCTGGGCCCGCACCCTGTTTTGGAGAGCTAACCAGTGGGTGATGATCCACACATTTCACTGTCGCATGGTGCTCACTTACTACATGTGGTGGGTAACCTTTACCCACTGGGAAGAGCTCAGCACCCATGTGGTCCTTCTCCAACGCTTGTTGTTCTTCACTGGCCTCGCTCTACTAACGTGTGTCCTCAACCCCATCTGGACGCACAAGAAGACCATGCAGCTGCTTAATCCTGTGGATTGGAACTTTGGAAACAAGCCGGCACCCCTAAACCGTGCCGCAGAGGGTCACTCCGAGGTTTCTGTCAAACCCCATGCCAGCTGA